CCATGTCGAAGCTGGCCCGCATCGCGCCGGTCAGCCGGGAGATGATCCTCAACTTCGTCGCCCAGACCTCGCTGGGCCTGCCCCGCTCCTACTGATGAAGTCCTGCCGATGAGCACGCGGGTTCGCTACGCGGTCGACGGCCCGGTGGCCCGGCTTACCCTGGATTCGCCGCACAACCGCAACGCGCTGTCCGCCGAACTGGTCGAGCAGCTGCACCAGCGCCTGACCGACGCCGTCGCCGATCCGGAAGTCCGGGCGGTGGTGCTGGACCACACCGGCGGAACCTTCTGCGCCGGAGCCGATCTGGGTCAGGCCGCGGGGGGCGATGCCGAACAGGCGCTGCGCGCCAACGCAGTCCAGATGGCCCGGCTGCTGCGACGGATCCTCGAACTCCGGGTGCCGGTGATCGCAGCGGTCGACGGCCACGCGCGCGCCGGCGGCCTGGGGTTGATCGGCGCGTGCGACATCGTGGTGGCCGGGCCGGCGAGCACGTTCGCGCTCACCGAGGTGCGTATCGGGGTTGCGCCGTCGATCATCTCGCTGACCCTGCTGCCGAAGATCACCGCGCGGGCAGCCAGCCGGTACTTCGTCACCGGGGAGCGGTTCGGACCCGCCGAGGCCGTGCAGATGGGGCTGGTCACCGTCGCCGCCGACGACGTCGACGCGGCGGTGGCGGCGCTGACGGACGCCATCGCCAAGGGCTCACCGCAGGGGCTGGCGGCGGCGAAGGCTTTGACCACCGCGTCGATACTGCGGGGCTTCGACGAGCACGCGGATGAACTCGCCCGCCAGACCGTCGAGTTGTTCAGCTCCGCGGAGGCCCGCGAAGGCATGCGCGCCTTCCTGGAGAAGCGCCCGCCGCGCTGGCAGCACCTGTGAAGCGGCGCGCCCGCTCAGCAAAGTTTGCTCGTCTATCGGCTTAGCCCGTTTCGCCGACTGCACAGTTTGACCTACTCTCTTGCGTGTGCCAGCGTTCGTCGTAGGCTCCCAGGTGATGAGTGCTTGGACGAGAATCCGAGGGCTTTCATGAGCACTCCAGCGTCGCGCAACGGTTCCACGCGCGCCGGTGATACCGACCGGATTCAGGTCGCGCAGATGCTGACCGATGCCGCGGCGCAGGGCCGGTTGGAGCTCGAGGAGTACGAGGCACGCCTGACGAAGGCCTACGCCGCGCAGACCTTCGACGAGCTCGACCGCCTGGCGGCCGACCTGCCGGGCATCGCCCGCACCCCCACCCGCGGCCCGGTCCGGCCCGCCCCGTCGACGCTGCTGCTGGCGATCATGAGCGGCTTCGAACGCCGCGGCCGCTGGAACATCCCGAAGCGGCTGACGACGTTCGCCCTGTTCGGCGGCGGGGTGGTGGATATGCGGTACGCGGACTTCACCTCGCCGGACGTCGAGATCCGCTCCTACTCGATCTGCGGCGGCCAGACCATCCTGGTGCCGCCGGAGGTCAACGTCGATGTGCACGGCGTCGGGGTGATGGGCGCGTTCCAGCAGAAGGTCGCCGGCCAGGGCACGCCCGGGGCGCCGTGTGTGCACGTTCGCGGTTTCTCGCTGTGGGGCCGCGTCAACGTC
The window above is part of the Mycolicibacterium hassiacum DSM 44199 genome. Proteins encoded here:
- a CDS encoding enoyl-CoA hydratase family protein, which translates into the protein MSTRVRYAVDGPVARLTLDSPHNRNALSAELVEQLHQRLTDAVADPEVRAVVLDHTGGTFCAGADLGQAAGGDAEQALRANAVQMARLLRRILELRVPVIAAVDGHARAGGLGLIGACDIVVAGPASTFALTEVRIGVAPSIISLTLLPKITARAASRYFVTGERFGPAEAVQMGLVTVAADDVDAAVAALTDAIAKGSPQGLAAAKALTTASILRGFDEHADELARQTVELFSSAEAREGMRAFLEKRPPRWQHL
- a CDS encoding DUF1707 SHOCT-like domain-containing protein, whose product is MSTPASRNGSTRAGDTDRIQVAQMLTDAAAQGRLELEEYEARLTKAYAAQTFDELDRLAADLPGIARTPTRGPVRPAPSTLLLAIMSGFERRGRWNIPKRLTTFALFGGGVVDMRYADFTSPDVEIRSYSICGGQTILVPPEVNVDVHGVGVMGAFQQKVAGQGTPGAPCVHVRGFSLWGRVNVKRKKRKHRTDTPQPDRDE